The Aedes aegypti strain LVP_AGWG chromosome 1, AaegL5.0 Primary Assembly, whole genome shotgun sequence sequence TAGCAAGAATGATTATGGAAAGTGCTGAGACTACCGAACTACAGAAGAATGTTAGAACAAGGATCATCCCTAGAATGTTTGCAATATCCAACCAATTCTGAAGGGTCCAGAGGTACTGCTTGCCAAACACTGCCCACTGAAGTAATTCTCTTATGAATACGCAAGCAACACCACACCAACTGAAAACGTAGAAAAGTAATGAGAAATGGCCATTGCAAATGTAATCCAATGAATAGTAGCCAAATGTGATGCATGTTGAAAAAGTTAACAGTAGATTTGCAATGTGCCAGCTGCTATATCTGAACCATTCAATTAAGATAAAAGTGTAGATAACAGGGTGATACAGAAGTTGTCTGTGATCCTTAGAATCTGCGATGCTCTTGACACAGTCCATTGAGGAGAACGACCTTCTGTCACTGTCATGCGCTGCACCATGTTTTGGTAAAATCACATCTTtcttttctttagattttttaatTGCGAATGGATTGATTCCCTCCAAATCAATTAAAACATCTCCTTTAGGACCTGAGCCTGGCACAGTTTTGATACATCCGTCGAGATAGGCCTTGTAGAATTCGTAAGTCGCATAAGTCATCGGCGTCTCACTTTTATTGTTTCTAACTCCTAAGTATACAAACTTCGAGTTTGAAAGGAGCGACTTGGCCACATCTATGAATTCATATTTCAACGCTACATGCAGAGCTGTGTTTCCATAGCAATCCGTTCTGGACTGGAATACCCTTCTATCAGAAGCCATCCATTGAGCACATTCTAGCAAGTTGCTCTTTGTTTTATCATCGGACAGAGTTTTACATCGGTTTAGTGTGTACACTAGGATACACTCATCGTTGATCAGCATCCTGTCTTTATCCATACAGTTCACTAGCCGTGCAAGTGTATCTTTGTTTGCACTATCACAAGCTTTGTGTAGTAGACCTTAgctttccaagacggtgtccaagaagtattaccaccgctagctttcgccaaccgACTTTCAACTTCCAAAAGCAaaaagaattcgtgtacgcacagcacgaaggtacgatgcgcactataTGATTCTGGTATtacgctggacaaataaagatcttgagaactctgaaaaaaacctcttatcgtaattttcagatatctccatgaatactgaaccgatttgtatgatttttcagagtagctccttgttacctggcattgtatagtacacattttatttttgataatttgaccAAAAACGAAATGGCCAGCGATAACATTTTTTATCAAGTTTTTTAtgaagaatgtcggtccccgGTCGGTTGTTCAACATAGCGTTAGAAGGAGCGATAAGGAGAGCTTGCGTGCAtaggaatggcactattatcacacgttcgtatatgctccttggttttgcggacgatatcgacataatcgggattgattgccgagccgtggaagaggcatacgtgccttttaaaagggagacaaCGCGAATTGGGCTCATTATCAATACCACGAAGACATGGTCGCTGGTAGACATCGTGGACCCAtaggtgatgttggtagtgaggtggtgataggtggtgatatttttgaagtagttgaagaatttgtgtaccttggGACTCTAGtaacttgcgataatgatgttacccgcgaggttaaaaggcgtattgcagctgcgagtcgggctttttacggacttcgtaatcagctaaagtcccgcagcttacagacgaagaccaaactcgtgttgtacaagactctaattcttccggtagctctgtacggccacgaatcttggactttgaaagaggtcgaccggagagcttttggggtctttgaacgtaaagtgctgcgaacaatactcggcggtaaattggacaatggcatctggcggcgtcgcatgaatcacgagttataccaagtctataatgaaatggatattgttaagcgtataaaacacggcaggctgcggtgggctggacatgtagctcgcatgtcggaggaacgtcaagctaaactaatattcagcagagaaccaggGAGAGGCCGTCACCTCCGTGGAAGGCCGCGTACCTGATggatttttgcagttgaggaggatttaaggtcgcttaacgttcagggcgactggaagcgattggcccaggaccgggtccaatggagaaggcttcttcattcggcgtagattcaacgcaatagcaaggaattgttgcccatcaagtatcaagtaagtcggtccccaaggaacatcagaatatcttcaaaactagttcttcttcttcttcttcttggcatttacgtcctcacttggacagagcctgcttctcagcgtagtgttcttatgagcatttccacagttattaactgaaagctttctttgcctaagttgccattttcgcatttctatatcgtgtggcaggtacgatgatactctatgcccagggaagtcaaggaaatttcctttacgaaaagatcatggaccgacagggattcgaacccagacaccttcagcatggctttgctttgtggccgcggactctaaccactcggctaaggcagGCCCCTAGATcatcaatgattaatatcgacaaggattcttaaactagaacagttttttgagattttgagaaaaaaacggtgcaaaaatatcgaaaaacaaaaaatgttatcgcgatttgatttatttttagctGTAAAAAATAAAGCTGGCGATAGAGGGGTTAAGCGTGCAGCCGAACAGTTTACAGCTAGGGTTTTTATCTACTTCGTCTTAACCGCTATTATTCGTCAcaacggcggatattcaaatttacctgcaacatagattcattatccaagtgtaattttgtgaaagctgttatggttcgtacaattgtacaccaaaaatgcaataaaactactgtatttcggtaaataacttcagttcaattatccactttgcactttttcaccgaaatcgcatggacaaacacgatttgagagaaatgcttagcgatcaaCTGAGCCACAACACTTTCCAACATAAGTTTCTTCCCGCctccgtgggtgacttacttcaccgggcacttattttcactatggaaaaccttcgtacctcttcactgaaggatttcattccaaacactcgccgtaaaacttcaatataccatgcccacacagttacggatcactttggcgttcaatatcggataactcgctcaaaacataaacgttgacgtgaaacatatttttcccatgttatactattcgtcttctaccatttgtaatgttgtgcacaacattcaaccactaaataacggtgtatttgacaaatgtttagttggtatcACACAGCTaccattatatggtcgttttctgtaagaagtgccgtcagcattcataagctccaacaagtggtaaaattcaaatgttatagcataacaCATGCTCGTTcacttcgatttagtatgaattcatctttagaaaacatttttcttgattgttgattctaaataacGAATAcgagcacttctaactagtgatccataatatggaccatgaaatgattgtttaccacagttatggatcacttccaaagaatgtagatttcttatattttaagcattgaattcgacattttcaaacaatagcactaaaaataaaactcataaaacatcaaggattgtaaatttcatttttagcaggcaaaaatgggtggaaaacttgatgTGTagtgaaaacagttcatgtctcagttactacaatgcagtatcacacaaaaaagggcatttacccttgtttccagctctaacactgctgttttttgcagtaatatgtgacacattgttaactttcgccaaatcatgcaatacagatgcattgagttgaaaatctctcgattttgcgcactgatccgtaatatgtcacaatttgatccataatatgaaaattgatccataatatggttttcagaaaccgatacaatttttaatttttatgcaatcctatgtaaatattacactcaaaacagtttgctagccaaagttccaatttgaaactattcaaatcgtgcttttaaattacaattttatgttttccatgtcgttttattgaattttataggttggacaccacactatttgatccataactgtggagtCATggtatcaccaaattttacgaaatttcctcaatcgccgcgtataattgagaatgtaaacaaagttcaatccgtcgtactgagaaaaaaagcttgtgcgtaTCAATGTGTGTGCGATGCTCGACGTAAatatacggttcctttgattgtgttgttttcgctgtactgtgagcaaatgccataattgtacggtcaaaaagaattgtgttcatatgtttgggctgaattttgatgacgaacaatcaattttaaaggaaattagtatatttcatcatgctgaaggaatggagggagatgcccatagatctatatattctagtaaaacattttattatagcgttgatatgttgtgttttaattaCTCAATACAACAcggtgagccgtaagttgtgagacgaatctgaaaactgattgcAACGGAGTttaaaacgatacgacggattgagaatacggtaagatgcattttctttgtattatttccgaaaagagatcaagatttatcaaaatgttattgatcatttataaaaccggtcgttaatctgaatttcggtcgcaaaaaagtggtcgtaaaagGATCCATCGTAAAAATAGGCTGgagtgtattaaaaaaaatatttggatccattagagaacgtaatccaataacaattttattagtaaattttacaccaacttgggcTGCTTCAGTCATTGTGGTGATTTTGGTATCGCTGGGATTAGCTGGAATCCATTCACATGTTTTCGTCGATGCATGGCAATCAGTCGTCTATTGTACGTCATGTAATGATTAAGACCCGGTAGATCCGGAGGGGAAACATAAATTATAGGACAGGTCCTTACCTTGGACTCAAGGAATTTGGGCCTTGTATGATTTTATTGCTCTATCTGCTCCGCAATGGATCTGGACTctcggctatctgggccccttctcACTTCTATCTAGGTTTGAATCTCACTCAATTCTTTATGttaaatttttcaaccaattttattGATTGCTAGACCCCAAGTTTTGACTGTTTTCGGATAGTTTGTGACAGTACTGACTGATGTGTGTTCAGTTTCTTTTTTGCCGGTATTTATTCAATCAAATACATCATATCATGGTTTTTGAAATAAACTATATTTTCTGTTTTGATTAAAGATAATTTGTCGTAAGTACGTTTtattaaattcaaatattttacaaatgctTCATCCTGAGGTAGAATAAATATAATCTCAGTTAACCTAAATACGTTTTTAAGTTTATAAAATGTTTTGCTATGCAACACATCTCACATAGATGTTTATTGTGTTCATTAAATTACACTATGACAAGCATTTACGTTTGCTTCACTAAATGCAACCTTCTCCAAATTTTAACTTTTGCAATGCATATTGATCCTGATTTTGATTAATGTATGctacaaaaattttacaattaacaaGTTTCCCTAAGACTGACGAAGACCTCTATCGAAATTATACCTGCATGTGTAAATATCTAGTTGTACAAGTAAAAGCTATAGAACAGTTAGGGCTGGTTGCTCATATTTTGCTCCAATTTTCCTATACTGTCGACCTTCTAGGGTTGGTTCTTTGGTTGATGATAGTTGTATTCTGATTACCGATGAGCAGTAATTCTTCCGCTATAGAATCATTAAGTTTTGCCACAAAAGTATCCAGTCCCGGAATCCTTGGAAGGGTTTTCCAGCAATTTTTGGGCGATTCTTCCGATTCCTTCGCTGTATTGTTTAATGCTGCCGATGATTGAGTAGCATGTTtgttcaatttcgaatgtaaaGGTTTGATCATGATCTTTGCGCCGTCGTCAATGGATATCttaattttacttgaaaaggTGCGGAAAAATTGAACCGGCGATAGTTTTTGCAACTGATCGAGGACCTTCCGAACAGGTTTGTATGTGGTACGTGATAAACCTGCTTCAAACTGAGCAAGGAGTTGAACTTTTTCCATCAGACTGATCGATTCGGATTGGCTCCGTATTTCGGCAACATCACTTATGGCCAAACCGTTGATCAGGTTCTGGATAACCATTGGTACGCAGAAGAGGAAGAGCAGGAAGATGATCATTGATTTTCCGTCGATGTTCATCTCGGCTGCTTCGAATTCTCCGGTGGCCATGACCAGTATTTTGACTCCGGCAGTAGAGGCCGAACCAAATTTATTGAATTGCGAATTGTCGCTTGCATTTCCAGTGgttgaatttttggaggacttGGTGTCGTTGTATGTCACATAAAAGCTATATGCAAATGCTATTAAGAGAGGGCAGAAGAGTGCCAAACTTTTGATAACGTTGAGAGCCACCATTCGGAACATGGTACGATAGGTAGAGATCGTATTGAAAGGCAGTGATCCGATTAGCTGTATTAATTGTATAGCAAGAATGATTATGGAAAGTGCTGAGACTACCGAACTACAGAAGAATGTTAGAACAAGGATCATCCCTAGAATGTTTGCAATATCCAACCAATTCTGAAGGGTCCAGAGGTACTGCTTGCCAAACACTGCCCACTGAAGTAATTCTCTTATGAATACGCAAGCAACACCACACCAACTGAAAACGTAGAAAAGTAATGAGAAATGGCCATTGCAAATGTAATCCAATGAATAGTAGCCAAATGTGATGCATGTTGAAAAAGTTAACAGTAGATTTGCAATGTGCCAGCTGCTATATCTGAACCATTCAATTAAGATAAAAGTGTAGATAACAGGGTGATACAGAAGTTGTCTGTGATCCTTAGAATCTGCGATGCTCTTGACACAGTCCATTGAGGAGAACGACCTTCTGTCACTGTCATGCGCTGCACCATGTTTTGGTAAAATCACATCTTtcttttctttagattttttaatTGCGAATGGATTGATTCCCTCCAAATCAATTAAAACATCTCCTTTAGGACCTGAGCCTGGCACAGTTTTGATACATCCGTCGAGATAGGCCTTGTAGAATTCGTAAGTCGCATAAGTCATCGGCGTCTCACTTTTATTGTTTCTAACTCCTAAGTATACAAACTTCGAGTTTGAAAGGAGCGACTTGGCCACATCTATGAATTCATATTTCAACGCTACATGCAGAGCTGTGTTTCCATAGCAATCCGTTCTGGACTGGAATACCCTTCTATCAGAAGCCATCCATTGAGCACATTCTAGCAAGTTGCTCTTTGTTTTATCATCGGACAGAGTTTTACATCGGTTTAGTGTGTACACTAGGATACACTCATCGTTGATCAGCATCCTGTCTTTATCCATACAGTTCACTAGCCGTGCAAGTGTATCTTTGTTTGCACTATCACAAGCTTTGTGTAGTAGACCTTTCAATTCGACACGATATTTCAGTTCCGATGATTTATCCTCTGCTGGTGCGAATATCTGTTTTCCACAGTGTTTCAATATTTCCTCAACGGATTTACTCATATTCTGTTCAACTGCTGGATGCAACAAAAATCTTATCACCTTCCTTTCATCGACTTCTTTCAGTTTCAATTCATGAAGTTGGTCTTTAAACAAAGCTTCCTCTTTGAATCGCAAGAAAATTTCCAGTAATTCAACCgtgatttctccaaaattttcgaTTGGAAACTCTTTGCTTTTACCAAATCTCTTCAAAACTACATGGTTGCCAGTCCGTTGCCAAAGTTGGTCACATCTTCTGAAAAATTCCTGCTCCTGAAGGACCAGTTGATTCCCTATGCTGGTCACACCAAAATTGCGACCAGTCAATAACTCGTACGGCAAAAGGGCCTTACTGCTGCAAATGTTCATATTCGCTCCGTGTTCAAGAAGGTTTTTAATAAAACTTCGGTATTTTAGTAGCGTTTCGTATAGCTTATCTTGGTCATCGTTTTTCCCATGGTTTTTAATCTTTTGTCTCACTGAATCGTACTGTTCACAAAGAAAGAACAGTACagttttcttttgtttgttTCGGATGTTGATATCCAGGGATTGCTGCTTCAGTAGCCACTGTAAGAAACTGTCATCCAAATTCCGAACGGCGTAGTGAAGTGGACTATCCAAATCATGTTGaatttgctgtaaaaataaatgggaATCAATTCAGTTTTACgaaaacaaaaatgatcttttcaACCTCATTAAAAGCGTTGAACTGCTCTAGGATAACTTTTAAAAAGGGCCTGAAGATGTCACTCCTTTTTAGCATAATAGCGAGAGCTCCATGAGTTTTCGCATTTTGAAGCAACGTCTTCGGTTCGGCAATCGTTCGCGAATCATCTCTTTTGTTCAGCTCTTCAAACAATTCATGTACTTGAGTTATGTCTGAGCGAGCGCACCACTCTTCCAGGTGCTTTTGGAGGCTTACAATCAACCTATTGGCAGCTTCATGCCATTGTTCAACATCAGACACTTCCAGATCTTCTGAACCCAGTTGTATCCATGGTTTGAATGCTTCGATAATTAGTACAAATTTCGTTCTTAATTCGTTCAGCTCAGCTGGCTGATCTTCCTTTTTCTTCCTCAAAAAAGATGATGCCTGCTTCCGTAGTTCCTCAAGCTTTCTCTGTTGCATGGGTTGATCCTCATCGTTGGCCGCCCTGTTTGGATTCTGTCTGGAGAAATAATTCAACTTCGTCAAGATGGAGCCGGGAGTCTTTGGGCATTGTTGTGGAATCTTACAGCGCATAAAGGTTTTCAACAACTGCAACAGAGTGTCGAATGAACCGTTTTTGATAGCTCCATGAAGGTCGGCAAGGGTGACACATATGATGGGAGGCAGTACGATGCTGTGGAACGTTTCGAAGAGAACACCCTgaaaatagaaataaataaaatgttaaatATTAGTGCAACACCGAAGAGCtatctgaaagaagctttccaagctcccTGGTAAAAGCATTGCAAACTTCCCAGAAGAAGATTTCCAAGgtttttggaacaaattttccaagcttcctgaaagaatctttcaAAGCTGCCATGGAAGAGGCTTTCCAAGCTCCTAGCGAAGAAGCTTTATAAGCTTCCGGGACGAAGCTTCCAGTGTGaaacctttccaagcttccagggaaaaatttctccaagcttctagggaatacaggggataggcaaaatgattgagataggtaaaattttgcctaaattcaaatgcttataacttcatgaaaaatggatgaaattgaatGCATCTGAAAGCATTctacggcaaatttggtctagtttcaggaacttgcttgggCATGCCTATTGGCCACCGGacaccggagatattccggactttccgaggtcatgtccaaatgtcattttttctgtcgcttgtatttttgtgcgatgTGAAGTTGTATAGAagtttacaattttcctagaaactagaactaataggcaGTTGAATCCCGGTCAACGCATTAAGATTCG is a genomic window containing:
- the LOC5572129 gene encoding transient receptor potential cation channel protein painless isoform X1; this encodes MDSTEEIEEGLLQTVAVADNATKKSSKREELHILKAKFFKQQGVLFETFHSIVLPPIICVTLADLHGAIKNGSFDTLLQLLKTFMRCKIPQQCPKTPGSILTKLNYFSRQNPNRAANDEDQPMQQRKLEELRKQASSFLRKKKEDQPAELNELRTKFVLIIEAFKPWIQLGSEDLEVSDVEQWHEAANRLIVSLQKHLEEWCARSDITQVHELFEELNKRDDSRTIAEPKTLLQNAKTHGALAIMLKRSDIFRPFLKVILEQFNAFNEQIQHDLDSPLHYAVRNLDDSFLQWLLKQQSLDINIRNKQKKTVLFFLCEQYDSVRQKIKNHGKNDDQDKLYETLLKYRSFIKNLLEHGANMNICSSKALLPYELLTGRNFGVTSIGNQLVLQEQEFFRRCDQLWQRTGNHVVLKRFGKSKEFPIENFGEITVELLEIFLRFKEEALFKDQLHELKLKEVDERKVIRFLLHPAVEQNMSKSVEEILKHCGKQIFAPAEDKSSELKYRVELKGLLHKACDSANKDTLARLVNCMDKDRMLINDECILVYTLNRCKTLSDDKTKSNLLECAQWMASDRRVFQSRTDCYGNTALHVALKYEFIDVAKSLLSNSKFVYLGVRNNKSETPMTYATYEFYKAYLDGCIKTVPGSGPKGDVLIDLEGINPFAIKKSKEKKDVILPKHGAAHDSDRRSFSSMDCVKSIADSKDHRQLLYHPVIYTFILIEWFRYSSWHIANLLLTFSTCITFGYYSLDYICNGHFSLLFYVFSWCGVACVFIRELLQWAVFGKQYLWTLQNWLDIANILGMILVLTFFCSSVVSALSIIILAIQLIQLIGSLPFNTISTYRTMFRMVALNVIKSLALFCPLLIAFAYSFYVTYNDTKSSKNSTTGNASDNSQFNKFGSASTAGVKILVMATGEFEAAEMNIDGKSMIIFLLFLFCVPMVIQNLINGLAISDVAEIRSQSESISLMEKVQLLAQFEAGLSRTTYKPVRKVLDQLQKLSPVQFFRTFSSKIKISIDDGAKIMIKPLHSKLNKHATQSSAALNNTAKESEESPKNCWKTLPRIPGLDTFVAKLNDSIAEELLLIGNQNTTIINQRTNPRRSTV
- the LOC5572129 gene encoding transient receptor potential cation channel protein painless isoform X2, which gives rise to MDSTEEIEEGLLQTVAVADNATKKSSKREELHILKAKFFKQQGVLFETFHSIVLPPIICVTLADLHGAIKNGSFDTLLQLLKTFMRCKIPQQCPKTPGSILTKLNYFSRQNPNRAANDEDQPMQQRKLEELRKQASSFLRKKKEDQPAELNELRTKFVLIIEAFKPWIQLGSEDLEVSDVEQWHEAANRLIVSLQKHLEEWCARSDITQVHELFEELNKRDDSRTIAEPKTLLQNAKTHGALAIMLKRSDIFRPFLKVILEQFNAFNEQIQHDLDSPLHYAVRNLDDSFLQWLLKQQSLDINIRNKQKKTVLFFLCEQYDSVRQKIKNHGKNDDQDKLYETLLKYRSFIKNLLEHGANMNICSSKALLPYELLTGRNFGVTSIGNQLVLQEQEFFRRCDQLWQRTGNHVVLKRFGKSKEFPIENFGEITVELLEIFLRFKEEALFKDQLHELKLKEVDERKVIRFLLHPAVEQNMSKSVEEILKHCGKQIFAPAEDKSSELKYRVELKGLLHKACDSANKDTLARLVNCMDKDRMLINDECILVYTLNRCKTLSDDKTKSNLLECAQWMASDRRVFQSRTDCYGNTALHVALKYEFIDVAKSLLSNSKFVYLGVRNNKSETPMTYATYEFYKAYLDGCIKTVPGSGPKGDVLIDLEGINPFAIKKSKEKKDVILPKHGAAHDSDRRSFSSMDCVKSIADSKDHRQLLYHPVIYTFILIEWFRYSSWHIANLLLTFSTCITFGYYSLDYICNGHFSLLFYVFSWCGVACVFIRELLQWAVFGKQYLWTLQNWLDIANILGMILVLTFFCSSVVSALSIIILAIQLIQLIGSLPFNTISTYRTMFRMVALNVIKSLALFCPLLIAFAYSFYVTYNDTKSSKNSTTGNASDNSQFNKFGSASTAGVKILVMATGEFEAAEMNIDGKSMIIFLLFLFCVPMVIQNLINGLAISDVAEIRSQSESISLMEKVQLLAQFEAGLSRTTYKPVRKVLDQLQKLSPVQFFRTFSSKIKISIDDGAKIMIKPLHSKLNKHATQSSAALNNTAKESEESPKNCWKTLPRIPGLDTFVAKLNDSIAEELLLIGNQNTTIINQRTNPRRSTV